Proteins found in one Paenibacillus dendritiformis genomic segment:
- a CDS encoding AbrB/MazE/SpoVT family DNA-binding domain-containing protein produces the protein MMNGVVNMEKDRDTTKRTRYARKIGRMGNSLGISLPKRLAEKMNVTQGDEIEFFENDQGEIVIKKVWKSNLPEHVRPEVLEAFYDVFHEDKDIFNDLRDR, from the coding sequence ATGATGAATGGTGTGGTCAATATGGAAAAAGACCGTGACACAACGAAGAGGACTCGATACGCTCGCAAAATAGGCCGAATGGGCAATAGTTTAGGGATTAGTTTACCAAAGAGACTTGCAGAAAAAATGAATGTTACACAGGGTGACGAGATTGAATTTTTCGAAAATGACCAGGGAGAAATCGTAATCAAAAAGGTTTGGAAATCGAATTTGCCTGAACATGTGCGGCCTGAAGTGTTAGAAGCATTTTATGATGTTTTTCATGAGGATAAGGACATATTTAATGACCTAAGGGACCGATAA
- a CDS encoding TFIIB-type zinc ribbon-containing protein: MPVIEYKCPNCGSGMEFNAETGMLACRSCGREDNIEQIPDPLTKQVFSEEDKTKEYHCNSCGAVIMTDAETSATNCSFCGSAVVLGDRLTGELAPAKVIPFSISKEQAMKAFRKWCRGGLVTPRGFMTADRIKGITGLYVPFWLYDLHNEVEAYARATRLSTYTSGDYEYTKTDYYDVYREIHLDYVRVPIDASKKMNDELMDKLEPFPYDKLERFKTPYLAGYIAEKYSYNEEQLYPRVKHKVEDYIRSYIKSTVSGYTTVNYTDVNIDTELERADYVLLPVWMVNYDYNKKEYTFAMNGQTGKVVGKPPISKGKVAAWFAGISAASFLIMHAVSSWVLGGGLW; this comes from the coding sequence ATGCCGGTTATCGAATATAAATGCCCGAACTGCGGCAGCGGGATGGAGTTCAATGCGGAAACGGGAATGCTAGCCTGCCGAAGCTGCGGAAGGGAAGACAATATCGAGCAAATTCCCGATCCTTTGACGAAGCAAGTGTTTTCGGAAGAAGATAAGACTAAGGAATATCACTGCAACAGCTGCGGAGCCGTCATTATGACGGATGCGGAGACGAGCGCAACCAACTGCAGCTTCTGCGGTTCGGCCGTCGTGCTGGGCGATCGGCTGACCGGGGAACTGGCCCCGGCGAAGGTGATTCCTTTTTCCATCAGCAAGGAACAAGCGATGAAGGCTTTCCGCAAATGGTGCCGAGGTGGTCTGGTAACGCCACGCGGGTTCATGACGGCGGATCGAATCAAAGGAATCACCGGGTTGTATGTGCCGTTTTGGCTGTATGATCTCCATAACGAAGTTGAGGCATATGCCCGCGCCACGAGATTAAGCACGTACACTTCGGGAGATTACGAGTATACCAAAACAGATTATTATGACGTATACCGAGAAATCCATCTTGATTATGTAAGGGTGCCGATTGACGCATCGAAGAAAATGAATGATGAACTGATGGATAAATTGGAGCCTTTTCCTTATGATAAGCTGGAACGCTTCAAAACGCCGTATCTGGCCGGTTACATTGCCGAAAAGTACAGCTATAACGAGGAACAGCTATACCCCCGGGTGAAGCATAAGGTAGAAGACTATATCCGCTCTTATATTAAGTCTACGGTGTCGGGATATACGACTGTGAACTATACCGATGTCAACATTGATACCGAGCTGGAGCGTGCCGATTATGTCCTGCTTCCGGTATGGATGGTGAACTATGACTACAATAAAAAGGAGTATACGTTTGCCATGAATGGCCAGACGGGCAAGGTGGTTGGCAAGCCTCCAATTAGCAAGGGAAAAGTGGCCGCATGGTTTGCCGGGATTTCGGCCGCCTCCTTCCTGATCATGCACGCGGTGTCCTCCTGGGTTTTGGGAGGTGGATTGTGGTGA
- a CDS encoding PspA/IM30 family protein: MGILSRFRDIMASNVNALLDKAEDPEKTIDQYMRSLHQDLGKVKAETASVLADEGRARRALDECNAEIRKLQRYAEKSVEAGKKEDALKFLERKAALAGKKGELQTAYELASANAAKMKQMQDKLISDIGRLEARHAELKGKLAAAKMNSGGSSLGDVNSSFDALEEKANRALDEAMALAELRAGAKEDDLDDLIAQLEKDLRTNANTTTNAEDELAALKEKLNKKE; this comes from the coding sequence ATGGGAATCTTGTCGAGGTTCAGGGATATTATGGCGAGCAATGTGAATGCTTTATTGGATAAGGCGGAAGACCCGGAGAAGACGATTGATCAGTATATGCGGAGCTTGCACCAGGACCTGGGCAAGGTGAAGGCGGAGACGGCTTCGGTGCTGGCGGACGAGGGCAGGGCCCGCAGGGCGTTGGATGAATGCAATGCCGAGATCCGCAAGCTGCAGCGTTACGCGGAGAAGTCCGTGGAAGCCGGCAAGAAAGAGGATGCGCTCAAGTTCCTCGAGAGGAAGGCAGCGCTGGCAGGGAAGAAGGGTGAATTGCAAACCGCCTATGAATTGGCTTCGGCCAACGCCGCAAAGATGAAGCAAATGCAGGATAAGCTGATATCGGATATCGGCCGGCTGGAAGCGAGGCATGCGGAGCTGAAAGGAAAGCTGGCGGCTGCCAAAATGAATTCCGGCGGCTCTTCCTTAGGCGATGTCAATTCCTCGTTCGATGCCTTGGAAGAGAAGGCGAATCGCGCCTTGGACGAAGCGATGGCCCTGGCCGAGCTTCGGGCAGGAGCGAAGGAAGACGATCTGGATGACCTGATTGCGCAATTGGAGAAGGATCTGCGCACGAATGCGAATACAACCACCAATGCGGAAGATGAATTGGCTGCACTCAAAGAGAAATTGAACAAGAAGGAATAA
- a CDS encoding type II toxin-antitoxin system death-on-curing family toxin translates to MVKYLTKEEVVAGHYFMMKQMRDMEQAGVKDHPLLESAVYRPQQSVFGEDAYPTLFEKAAALVDSLAKNHCFHNGNKRTAYLSVKSFLKINGYHLKMEREFAVNFMVDIVNGKYSIADMAQIFAENCIKM, encoded by the coding sequence ATGGTAAAGTATTTGACCAAAGAAGAAGTGGTGGCCGGACACTACTTCATGATGAAGCAGATGCGCGATATGGAACAAGCGGGCGTTAAAGATCATCCTCTTCTTGAATCTGCCGTTTATAGGCCGCAGCAAAGTGTATTTGGCGAGGATGCGTATCCAACATTATTTGAGAAAGCAGCTGCGTTGGTTGATTCTTTGGCTAAAAACCATTGCTTTCATAATGGCAATAAACGAACGGCTTATTTATCTGTAAAATCATTCCTTAAAATTAATGGCTATCATCTAAAAATGGAACGGGAATTTGCAGTGAATTTCATGGTAGACATTGTAAATGGGAAATATTCTATTGCAGATATGGCTCAAATTTTTGCAGAAAATTGCATCAAAATGTAA